A stretch of Rickettsia rickettsii DNA encodes these proteins:
- the tsaE gene encoding tRNA (adenosine(37)-N6)-threonylcarbamoyltransferase complex ATPase subunit type 1 TsaE — protein sequence MHTLNSEEKTKKLAKLLAQSLKPNDIVLLNGDLGAGKTFFCREIIKYFCGENTSIISPTFNLLQTYKASNFTIYHYDLYRLKSPEEIYELGFEEALNGNLILIEWSEIIKHLLTPPLIEVNLEVLDNNKRLCSIITNHKENSQESSLIDFLQDSPLFDTKLDIQRDKSPTRKVKL from the coding sequence ATGCATACACTAAATAGCGAAGAAAAGACAAAGAAGCTTGCAAAGCTTTTAGCACAAAGCTTAAAACCAAATGATATAGTTTTACTTAACGGTGACCTTGGAGCAGGTAAAACATTTTTTTGTCGTGAAATTATTAAATATTTTTGCGGTGAAAATACAAGCATTATAAGCCCTACTTTTAACTTACTGCAAACGTATAAAGCATCTAACTTCACTATATATCACTATGACCTGTATCGTCTTAAATCACCTGAAGAAATTTATGAACTTGGATTTGAAGAGGCATTAAACGGCAATTTAATTTTAATAGAATGGTCTGAAATTATTAAGCATTTACTTACTCCGCCTTTAATCGAAGTAAATCTAGAAGTATTAGATAATAATAAACGTTTATGTAGTATAATAACAAATCATAAAGAAAATTCACAAGAATCTTCCCTTATTGATTTTTTACAAGATTCTCCGCTATTCGATACAAAACTTGATATTCAAAGAGATAAAAGCCCTACTAGAAAAGTTAAGTTATAA
- a CDS encoding metal ABC transporter solute-binding protein, Zn/Mn family, with protein MRASKSNRHCEEKLKILTKQSRAKILRLPCSFQSLAMTIWYQCKQTFTEMTYLALLFLTFLSLTSYAKPKIVVSITPIGSIVSMLVKDKADIESLAISSDCPHHYNLKPSDLVKVKNSDIAIYINEQFDGFAEKLIDNHSKNIIKISDIKSLTTIKDNWHIWLDLNNAVILLKEFAQIFSEKFPELQDDINNNLSTALKELNKLQEIKNNELATIKDVILLSDSSEYFFLNTNIKTAKLYSESQKSLRYISKLEDLIKESNNKCLVLSNEQNLRLYDKLNAKIIILNSENWNVQNIGSNTFQNQYLQMIYQVKKCIH; from the coding sequence ATGAGAGCTAGTAAGTCAAACCGTCATTGCGAGGAAAAATTGAAAATTTTGACGAAGCAATCTCGTGCCAAAATCCTGAGATTGCCATGCTCCTTTCAGTCGCTAGCAATGACGATTTGGTATCAATGCAAGCAAACCTTCACAGAGATGACATACCTAGCATTACTATTCCTTACATTCCTCAGCCTTACTAGCTATGCTAAGCCTAAGATAGTTGTAAGTATTACGCCAATCGGCAGTATTGTTTCGATGCTTGTTAAGGATAAAGCGGATATCGAGAGCTTAGCTATTAGTAGTGACTGTCCACATCATTATAATTTAAAACCTAGTGATTTAGTAAAAGTCAAAAATTCTGATATAGCAATTTATATTAATGAACAATTTGACGGTTTTGCCGAGAAATTAATTGATAATCATAGCAAAAACATTATAAAAATCAGTGATATTAAATCTTTAACCACTATAAAAGATAATTGGCATATTTGGCTTGATCTTAATAATGCTGTGATTTTACTAAAGGAATTTGCACAAATATTTAGTGAAAAATTTCCTGAGCTACAAGACGATATTAATAATAACCTTTCAACAGCACTTAAAGAATTAAATAAGCTACAAGAGATTAAAAATAATGAACTTGCAACGATAAAAGACGTAATTTTATTAAGTGACAGTAGCGAGTATTTTTTTCTTAATACTAATATTAAAACTGCAAAATTATATAGCGAAAGTCAAAAAAGCCTCCGATATATAAGCAAGCTAGAAGATTTAATTAAAGAGTCTAATAACAAATGTCTTGTTTTAAGTAATGAACAAAATTTACGATTATACGACAAATTAAACGCTAAAATAATAATATTAAATAGCGAAAACTGGAATGTGCAGAATATAGGTTCCAACACTTTTCAGAATCAATATTTACAAATGATTTATCAAGTTAAAAAATGCATACACTAA
- a CDS encoding palindromic element RPE1 domain-containing protein, with product MQVTHKILKIPSKGYRKILSLLNEKGQARLIGGCVRDALLDLLHNKTNKEEFEGDTERRIAMYINVREDSSTRSTYKLPLEASYPRDRLEKGSRDIDIATNLTPSEVTNILSGAKIKTIPTGLKFGTITATLNNEKFEITTLRKDIECNGRHAKVIFTNDFAEDAARRDFTINALSYCPFKNEIYDYFEGFKDLQQEKVVFIGEALDRIKEDYLRILRFFRFSSYYANQLDDGSFKACKALKDGLKTLSRERIKSEMDKIIVSKRAAQILKAMFEIGILELIFSIQNYEIKFFEQANDFKLELVTRYALLLYCQKDLNLKVFLDWKFSKHEAMQILSITNFLNDAKFNMKKIWFEKKNYKEYLLAARIIGKLNHSQVKEFILKYDALLRPKFQVNGNDLLNMNIEKKKIGAKLEYLKNFWIEQDFKPSKLELLAKL from the coding sequence ATGCAAGTTACACACAAAATACTAAAAATCCCCTCAAAAGGATATAGAAAAATCTTGAGTCTTTTAAATGAAAAAGGACAAGCAAGACTTATAGGCGGCTGCGTACGTGATGCGTTACTAGATCTCTTGCATAACAAAACTAATAAAGAGGAATTTGAAGGAGACACGGAACGCAGAATCGCAATGTACATAAACGTACGTGAGGATTCGAGTACCAGATCGACGTACAAATTACCTTTAGAAGCAAGTTATCCAAGAGATCGACTTGAGAAAGGTAGCCGCGATATAGATATAGCTACTAATTTGACACCTAGTGAAGTAACAAATATTTTATCTGGAGCTAAAATAAAAACTATTCCGACCGGTTTAAAATTCGGCACGATTACGGCTACTTTAAATAATGAAAAATTTGAGATCACGACTCTTAGGAAAGATATTGAATGTAACGGCAGACATGCCAAAGTAATATTCACCAACGATTTTGCCGAAGATGCCGCAAGACGAGATTTTACTATTAATGCTTTAAGCTATTGTCCCTTTAAGAACGAGATATATGATTATTTTGAAGGGTTTAAGGATTTGCAGCAGGAAAAGGTTGTATTTATAGGGGAAGCTCTAGATAGAATTAAAGAAGATTATTTGCGAATTCTACGCTTTTTTCGGTTTTCTAGCTATTATGCGAATCAGCTTGATGATGGCAGCTTTAAAGCATGTAAAGCTTTAAAAGACGGCTTAAAAACTTTATCACGAGAGCGAATTAAAAGCGAAATGGATAAAATTATTGTTTCAAAAAGAGCAGCACAAATTTTAAAAGCTATGTTTGAAATAGGAATATTAGAACTAATATTCTCTATCCAAAATTATGAAATAAAATTTTTTGAGCAGGCAAATGATTTTAAATTAGAATTAGTTACTCGATATGCACTCTTATTATATTGTCAAAAAGATTTAAATTTAAAGGTCTTTCTAGATTGGAAATTCTCAAAACATGAAGCAATGCAAATATTATCAATAACGAACTTTCTGAATGACGCTAAATTTAACATGAAAAAAATTTGGTTTGAAAAAAAGAATTATAAGGAATATTTATTAGCAGCTAGAATAATCGGTAAATTAAATCATTCACAAGTAAAAGAATTTATTCTTAAATATGATGCGTTATTACGTCCTAAATTCCAAGTAAATGGTAATGATTTGTTAAATATGAATATAGAAAAAAAAAAGATAGGAGCAAAACTAGAATATCTAAAAAATTTTTGGATAGAGCAGGATTTTAAACCTAGTAAATTAGAGTTGTTGGCGAAATTATGA
- a CDS encoding ComEC/Rec2 family competence protein, whose product MRQNGISHVLCVSGLHLSLVVMIIFLTTRFLLNLSNYLAYNFNIKLISAYCSLIGSFGYLELSGMQIAATRAFITAAIFIYGIIFIGRSCFPLNSLAIAAFIILSLNPEYIFHPSFQLSFIAVLSLVVGYEFYLKNSWLLGEKKGIFGAVKFYTASNIYSSFLASIITAPVVINQFFIFATYSVPTNLIVVPITSFFLMPLALLSLPFTMIGFDNYILKLMGFFIDIIIKSAAYFNSLPAAV is encoded by the coding sequence ATGAGGCAAAACGGTATATCACACGTGCTTTGTGTTTCAGGATTACATCTATCTTTAGTTGTGATGATTATTTTCCTTACTACAAGGTTTTTATTAAATCTTTCAAATTATTTGGCATATAATTTCAATATAAAATTAATCTCTGCTTATTGTTCGCTAATAGGAAGCTTTGGTTATTTAGAACTAAGCGGTATGCAAATAGCAGCGACTAGAGCTTTTATTACTGCTGCAATTTTTATTTACGGTATTATATTTATCGGACGCTCTTGCTTTCCCCTTAATTCACTTGCAATTGCGGCTTTTATAATATTATCGTTAAATCCCGAATATATTTTTCATCCAAGTTTCCAATTATCTTTTATCGCCGTATTATCGCTTGTTGTCGGTTATGAATTTTACTTAAAGAATTCATGGTTACTTGGAGAAAAGAAAGGCATTTTTGGAGCAGTAAAATTTTATACAGCCTCAAATATTTATTCAAGCTTCTTAGCAAGCATCATAACGGCACCTGTAGTAATTAATCAATTCTTTATATTTGCTACTTACTCAGTACCAACTAACCTCATTGTCGTTCCGATAACGTCATTTTTTCTTATGCCTCTTGCTTTGTTATCTCTGCCTTTTACCATGATCGGGTTTGATAACTATATCCTAAAGCTTATGGGATTCTTTATTGATATAATAATAAAATCAGCCGCCTATTTTAATAGTTTACCGGCTGCTGTATAG